In Nitratiruptor sp. YY09-18, a single window of DNA contains:
- a CDS encoding type I restriction endonuclease subunit R — translation MPKLTESSIENFTIELLKNQGYDYLYGGDIAPDGINPLRDSFEEVILFDRLKTAIKKINPSLPQDAIDDAIKQLTQINTPDLIANNEIFHRMLTEGVKVTYQKDGVQRGDIVWLIDFKNPQMNDFLVVNQFTVIENHKNKRADIVIFINGLPLVVMELKNPTTSNATLQSAYNQLQTYKQTIPSLFTYNEILIISDGLEAKMGSLSAGFDRFMAWKSADGKSEASHLVSGLEILIKGLLNKETLIDYIRFFILFEKTKKEEKAQITVQTIKKIAAYHQYYAVNKAIQSTIRAIGKNRESFLVKEPPITYGLPDVKEQSEGDKKAGVVWHTQGSGKSLSMLFYAGKIIQTINNPTIVVITDRNDLDDQLFNTFSTASKILRQEPVKAKDREHLKKLLKVESGGVVFTTIHKFWPDDGNIYETLSIRDNIIVIVDEAHRTQYGFRGRVDKKSGEIKYGFAKYLRDALPNANYIAFTGTPIESSDKNTPAVFGNYIDIYDIANAVEDGATVPIYYESRLVKIDITDEGKKLIKEYEEELDEKGLSEIEKAKAKYSKIEALVGAKPRIKEIAKDIVSHFESRLEVMDGKGMIVAMTRQIAVNLYDEIIKLRPNWHSDELKKGKIKVVMTTSSSDEPHIARFYLTKDQRRTLADRFKDPQDELKLVIVVDMWLTGFDVPCLHTMYIDKPMKGHTLMQAIARVNRVYKDKTGGLIVDYIGIASDLKEALAFYSDSGGKGEPAKLQEEAVKVMLEKLEVVRDMLYGYDYKRYFDANTSQKLHIILEAEDFILGLENGKKRFIDAVSTLSKAFSLAVPHSEAMKIKDEVAFFQAVKSRLIKFNTDNETIGTYETAIKQIVDKAVSSNGVIDIFDAVGLKKPDISILSDEFLEEIKGMKQKNLAIEALKKLINDEIKGRIKTNIVKSKSLKESLEELIRKYNNRLLTAAEVIDELINLAKEIKQSDKEPEELGLSDYEYAFYCAVAENESARELMGKEKLKELAVVLFQKVKENTTIDWAIRESARAKLKVIIKRTLRQYGYPPDMQKLATQTVLEQAEALANELVEAV, via the coding sequence ATGCCTAAACTAACCGAATCTTCCATTGAAAACTTTACCATAGAGCTTTTAAAAAATCAAGGATATGATTACCTCTATGGCGGAGATATTGCCCCAGATGGGATAAATCCATTGAGAGATTCTTTTGAAGAAGTGATTTTATTTGATAGGTTAAAAACAGCAATAAAAAAAATTAATCCCAGCTTACCTCAAGATGCAATAGATGATGCTATCAAGCAACTAACACAAATCAATACGCCAGATTTGATAGCAAATAACGAAATATTTCACAGAATGCTAACAGAAGGGGTAAAAGTAACCTATCAAAAAGATGGAGTTCAGCGAGGCGATATTGTATGGCTTATTGATTTTAAGAATCCCCAAATGAATGATTTTTTGGTAGTAAACCAGTTTACGGTTATAGAAAATCACAAAAATAAAAGAGCCGATATTGTTATATTTATCAATGGACTTCCACTTGTAGTCATGGAGCTAAAAAATCCTACAACTTCAAATGCCACTTTACAATCAGCTTATAACCAGCTTCAAACTTATAAACAAACGATTCCTTCACTCTTTACATATAACGAGATTTTAATTATCTCAGACGGGCTTGAAGCAAAGATGGGAAGTCTTTCAGCAGGGTTTGATAGATTTATGGCGTGGAAAAGTGCAGATGGGAAAAGTGAAGCCTCACATCTTGTAAGTGGGCTTGAGATACTCATAAAAGGGCTTTTGAATAAAGAAACTTTGATTGATTACATCAGGTTTTTTATTCTTTTTGAAAAAACAAAAAAAGAAGAAAAAGCCCAGATAACCGTCCAAACCATAAAAAAAATAGCAGCATATCATCAATACTATGCAGTAAATAAAGCTATTCAATCAACCATTCGTGCTATTGGTAAAAATAGAGAAAGTTTTTTAGTTAAAGAGCCTCCAATAACTTATGGGTTACCTGATGTTAAAGAGCAAAGTGAAGGGGATAAAAAAGCAGGTGTTGTTTGGCATACTCAAGGTTCAGGTAAGTCACTTTCGATGCTTTTTTATGCTGGAAAAATAATCCAAACTATCAATAATCCAACAATTGTTGTTATTACAGATAGAAATGATCTTGATGATCAGCTTTTTAACACTTTTTCAACTGCTTCAAAGATTTTACGCCAAGAACCGGTAAAAGCAAAAGATAGAGAGCATTTAAAGAAGCTATTAAAGGTAGAAAGTGGTGGAGTTGTATTTACTACTATTCACAAGTTTTGGCCAGATGATGGAAATATTTATGAAACATTGTCTATAAGAGATAATATTATTGTTATTGTAGATGAAGCGCATAGAACTCAGTATGGTTTTAGAGGGAGAGTGGATAAAAAAAGTGGAGAGATTAAGTATGGTTTTGCTAAATATCTGCGAGATGCGCTGCCAAATGCTAACTATATAGCTTTTACAGGAACGCCTATAGAGAGTTCTGATAAAAACACTCCCGCAGTTTTTGGAAACTATATCGATATTTACGATATAGCAAATGCTGTTGAAGATGGAGCGACTGTTCCAATCTACTATGAGAGTAGACTTGTAAAAATAGATATAACAGATGAGGGTAAAAAGCTTATTAAAGAGTATGAAGAAGAGTTGGATGAAAAAGGATTATCTGAAATTGAAAAAGCAAAAGCAAAATATTCCAAAATTGAAGCTTTAGTTGGAGCAAAGCCAAGAATTAAAGAGATAGCAAAAGATATAGTAAGCCATTTTGAAAGCCGTCTTGAAGTGATGGATGGAAAAGGGATGATTGTTGCAATGACGAGGCAAATTGCAGTAAATTTATATGATGAGATTATCAAGCTTCGCCCTAATTGGCACAGTGATGAACTAAAAAAAGGGAAGATTAAAGTAGTAATGACAACTTCATCATCGGATGAACCCCACATTGCAAGATTTTATCTTACAAAAGATCAAAGAAGAACGCTTGCTGATAGGTTTAAAGACCCGCAAGATGAGCTAAAGTTGGTAATCGTTGTGGATATGTGGCTAACTGGTTTTGATGTGCCGTGTTTGCACACGATGTATATCGATAAGCCTATGAAAGGGCATACCCTTATGCAAGCGATTGCCAGGGTAAATAGAGTTTATAAAGATAAAACGGGTGGGCTTATTGTTGATTATATTGGAATTGCAAGTGATTTAAAAGAAGCTTTAGCTTTTTATAGTGACAGTGGCGGTAAAGGTGAGCCAGCGAAATTACAAGAAGAAGCTGTAAAAGTGATGCTTGAAAAGTTAGAAGTTGTAAGAGATATGTTGTATGGATATGACTATAAAAGATATTTTGATGCCAATACTTCACAAAAACTTCATATTATCCTTGAGGCTGAAGACTTTATCCTTGGGCTTGAAAATGGTAAAAAAAGATTTATTGATGCAGTCAGCACATTATCTAAAGCTTTTTCATTGGCTGTGCCACATAGTGAGGCTATGAAGATAAAAGATGAAGTAGCTTTTTTTCAAGCTGTAAAATCAAGACTTATCAAGTTTAATACAGATAATGAAACAATTGGAACGTATGAAACAGCAATCAAACAGATTGTTGATAAAGCTGTCTCTTCAAATGGAGTGATTGATATATTTGATGCAGTAGGACTTAAAAAGCCTGATATTTCTATTTTATCTGATGAGTTTTTAGAAGAGATTAAGGGAATGAAGCAAAAAAACTTAGCCATTGAGGCACTCAAAAAGCTTATCAATGATGAGATTAAAGGCAGAATCAAAACAAACATAGTAAAAAGCAAATCTTTAAAAGAGTCTTTAGAGGAATTAATACGAAAGTATAATAATAGACTTTTAACGGCTGCTGAAGTGATAGATGAGCTTATAAACCTTGCAAAAGAGATAAAACAAAGTGATAAAGAGCCCGAAGAATTGGGGCTTAGTGATTATGAATATGCATTTTATTGCGCAGTTGCAGAAAATGAAAGCGCAAGGGAGTTAATGGGGAAAGAAAAGTTAAAAGAACTTGCCGTTGTTTTGTTTCAAAAAGTTAAAGAAAATACCACAATAGATTGGGCGATACGAGAAAGTGCAAGAGCAAAATTAAAAGTAATAATTAAAAGAACACTCAGACAATATGGCTATCCGCCCGATATGCAAAAGCTTGCCACCCAAACAGTTTTAGAACAAGCTGAAGCATTGGCTAATGAATTAGTAGAAGCAGTTTAG
- a CDS encoding YbeD family protein, with product MREMKDFDQKVQIEYPTIWRYKVIGENAKKTREAIESVTKRPTTITFSKQSNRGKYQSFNADIMVHSEEEREKIYQDLKKHEDIKMVL from the coding sequence ATGAGAGAGATGAAAGATTTTGATCAAAAAGTACAGATAGAGTATCCAACAATTTGGCGATATAAAGTGATTGGCGAAAATGCCAAAAAGACGCGAGAGGCGATAGAGAGCGTGACAAAACGACCTACGACTATCACCTTTTCCAAGCAGAGTAACCGTGGAAAATACCAAAGTTTCAATGCGGATATCATGGTACACTCTGAAGAGGAGAGGGAAAAGATCTATCAAGATCTTAAGAAACATGAAGATATAAAAATGGTATTGTAA